One window of the uncultured Paludibaculum sp. genome contains the following:
- a CDS encoding M14 family zinc carboxypeptidase, with amino-acid sequence MSRVTYPVAAFFLCAGLALAQPQQQDEEYAKKIREFTTDPMFLTELVDHLPASAKVPTPEKFFGYIAGAANKLTYAKDIYRYMRELEKTSPRVRVLSIGQTEENREMVVVVVSSEANLARLDRLKQITATLADPRKTTPAEADKLIAEGVPFYWATASIHSPETGSPEMSMELVYRLAVEETPFIQKIRDNAVVLVTPVVEVDGREKQVDLYRWKKENPGKTAPSLLYWGKYVAHDNNRDGMALSLALSRNITKAFFQFHPQDPLAELSRNRLDFLDRIVMTEVFVQSYLADAISAPSRALLPHASG; translated from the coding sequence ATGTCTCGCGTGACCTACCCAGTGGCCGCCTTTTTCCTCTGTGCCGGCCTGGCGCTGGCCCAACCGCAGCAACAAGACGAGGAATACGCGAAGAAAATCCGCGAATTCACCACGGATCCCATGTTCCTGACGGAACTGGTCGATCACTTGCCGGCTTCGGCCAAAGTCCCGACGCCCGAGAAATTCTTCGGCTACATCGCCGGCGCGGCCAACAAGCTCACCTACGCCAAAGACATCTACCGCTACATGCGCGAGTTGGAGAAGACGTCGCCGCGCGTCCGCGTCCTCTCCATCGGGCAGACCGAGGAGAACCGGGAAATGGTCGTGGTGGTCGTATCAAGCGAAGCCAATCTCGCCCGGCTCGACCGCTTGAAGCAGATCACCGCCACGCTCGCCGATCCGCGCAAAACGACGCCCGCCGAGGCCGACAAGCTCATCGCCGAGGGCGTGCCGTTCTACTGGGCCACCGCCTCCATCCATTCGCCCGAGACCGGTTCGCCCGAGATGTCGATGGAATTGGTTTATCGACTTGCTGTCGAGGAGACCCCATTCATCCAGAAGATCCGCGACAACGCAGTGGTGCTGGTGACTCCGGTGGTCGAGGTGGATGGCCGCGAGAAGCAGGTGGACCTCTACCGTTGGAAGAAGGAGAATCCGGGTAAAACGGCCCCCAGCCTGCTCTATTGGGGCAAATATGTCGCGCACGACAACAACCGCGACGGGATGGCTCTTTCCTTGGCCCTTAGCCGCAACATAACAAAGGCGTTCTTTCAATTCCACCCACAGGACCCTCTTGCAGAACTCAGCCGAAATCGCCTTGACTTTCTTGACCGGATTGTGATGACGGAAGTTTTCGTCCAATCCTACCTCGCCGACGCCATCTCGGCCCCTTCCCGCGCGCTCTTGCCCCATGCCTCCGGCTGA
- a CDS encoding threonine synthase, giving the protein MTTLTHLECSLCGKTYPAHQAHNLCECGGPLLVRYDLEAARNGWSREWIASGPSSMWRYAPVLPVSKPTSMISLGEGWTPLIRARHYGAAIGAENLWVKDEGINPTGSFKARGLACCISMCHELGIRKVALGSAGNAASATAAYAAAAGIQAHIFMPKDVPQSNYIECKSFGAKVTLVDGLISDCGRIVVERKEAEGWFEINTLKEPFRIEGKKTMGYEVAEQFQWNLPDAIFYPTGGGVGLIGMWKAFDEMEALGWIGPKRPKMIVVQADGCAPVVRAFEQGVEHTTFWENAMTVSSGLRVPKPIGDFLILRAVRASQGTCVAVSDRASLLAGAQLASQEGIFAAPEGAACFAALDHLLKTGFLKPEEKIVVYNTGAGLKYLEAYSTLFPRTSESESDKLGGLITPR; this is encoded by the coding sequence ATGACCACTCTCACACACCTAGAATGCAGCCTGTGCGGAAAAACGTATCCAGCCCACCAGGCGCACAACCTCTGCGAGTGCGGAGGACCGCTGCTGGTGCGTTACGACCTGGAAGCCGCGCGCAATGGCTGGAGCCGGGAGTGGATCGCCAGCGGGCCGTCGTCGATGTGGCGGTATGCGCCTGTGCTGCCTGTCTCGAAGCCTACGTCCATGATTTCATTGGGCGAAGGATGGACGCCGCTGATCCGCGCAAGGCACTATGGAGCGGCCATTGGAGCCGAGAATCTGTGGGTGAAGGACGAAGGCATCAACCCGACGGGTTCGTTCAAGGCGCGCGGTCTGGCGTGCTGCATTTCAATGTGCCATGAGTTGGGGATCAGGAAAGTAGCGCTGGGTTCGGCCGGCAATGCGGCGAGCGCAACAGCAGCCTATGCGGCGGCGGCCGGCATCCAGGCGCACATTTTCATGCCGAAGGATGTGCCGCAATCGAACTACATCGAGTGCAAGAGCTTTGGCGCCAAGGTGACGCTGGTCGACGGGTTGATCAGCGACTGCGGCCGCATTGTCGTCGAGCGGAAAGAGGCTGAAGGGTGGTTTGAAATCAACACCCTGAAAGAACCGTTCCGGATCGAGGGCAAGAAGACCATGGGCTATGAGGTGGCGGAGCAGTTCCAATGGAATCTGCCGGATGCGATCTTCTACCCGACGGGCGGCGGCGTGGGTTTGATTGGGATGTGGAAGGCCTTTGACGAGATGGAGGCGCTGGGCTGGATTGGTCCGAAGCGTCCGAAGATGATCGTGGTGCAGGCGGACGGGTGCGCGCCCGTAGTGCGGGCGTTTGAGCAAGGTGTCGAGCACACTACGTTTTGGGAGAACGCGATGACCGTCTCGAGTGGTCTGCGGGTGCCGAAGCCGATTGGCGACTTCCTGATTCTCCGGGCAGTGCGGGCAAGCCAGGGGACGTGTGTGGCGGTGAGCGACCGTGCGTCGCTGCTGGCCGGGGCGCAACTAGCCAGCCAGGAGGGCATCTTTGCGGCACCGGAGGGGGCCGCCTGTTTCGCGGCGCTGGACCATCTGTTGAAGACCGGATTCCTGAAGCCGGAAGAGAAGATCGTGGTCTACAACACGGGCGCCGGCCTCAAGTACCTGGAAGCCTATTCCACTTTGTTTCCCAGAACTTCCGAGAGCGAGAGCGACAAACTAGGGGGCCTGATCACCCCGAGATAG
- a CDS encoding transposase, with the protein MDLTPRQVLLQFGHVTQQTLFPVLEEELGPLCPQLKLLIAVAALIPLEQLLCARRAHTGRRPKDRAAMALAFIAKAVLNLPHTRDLIQRLRVDRALREICGWMSPQALPHESKFSRAFALFAATQLPQQLHQAVVEATQGQRLIGHIARDSTAIPARERFPETQAQKARKKEAKEEEEKRQKTKQQKKTSKTKPARPKRAKGAHARAKASERGTRIQRQRHQSLGDMLTGIPTECGIGAKKDSHGNERYWTGYKLHLDVADGQVPISAILTSASVHDSQLAIPLMTMTSERVTHLYELMDSAYDADAIHEHVRQNGRVPIIAPHGRRGTKKPSKMPKVFPDKPTPELCWAKKDRFKERTMVERVNARLKDEFGASQIRVRGAVKVMAHLMFGVLALTVDQWMRLSG; encoded by the coding sequence ATGGATCTTACCCCTCGCCAAGTCCTGCTGCAATTTGGACATGTCACCCAGCAGACCTTGTTTCCCGTTCTCGAAGAAGAACTCGGCCCCCTCTGCCCACAATTGAAACTGCTGATTGCCGTGGCCGCCCTGATCCCGCTGGAACAACTCTTGTGTGCGCGCCGCGCCCACACCGGCCGCCGGCCCAAGGACCGCGCCGCCATGGCTCTGGCCTTCATCGCCAAAGCGGTGCTCAACCTGCCTCACACGCGAGATCTCATCCAGCGCCTTCGAGTGGACCGGGCACTCCGCGAAATCTGCGGCTGGATGAGCCCGCAGGCCCTGCCGCATGAGTCAAAGTTCTCGCGCGCCTTCGCCCTGTTTGCGGCCACCCAGTTGCCACAGCAACTGCACCAGGCCGTCGTGGAGGCCACACAGGGGCAGCGGTTGATCGGTCACATTGCGCGTGACTCAACCGCCATTCCGGCTCGTGAGCGGTTCCCCGAAACGCAGGCCCAGAAGGCTCGGAAGAAGGAGGCCAAGGAGGAGGAGGAGAAGCGGCAGAAGACGAAACAGCAGAAGAAGACGAGCAAGACAAAGCCAGCCCGGCCCAAGCGAGCAAAGGGGGCTCACGCACGGGCCAAGGCGAGTGAGCGCGGCACACGGATCCAGCGGCAAAGACACCAGTCGCTTGGTGATATGTTGACTGGAATCCCGACGGAATGCGGTATTGGCGCGAAGAAAGACAGTCACGGCAATGAGCGCTATTGGACCGGGTACAAGTTGCATCTGGATGTCGCCGACGGGCAAGTGCCAATCTCTGCGATTCTCACCAGTGCTAGTGTGCATGATTCCCAGCTAGCGATCCCGCTGATGACGATGACGTCGGAGCGAGTGACGCATCTGTACGAGTTGATGGATTCAGCCTACGATGCCGACGCCATCCACGAGCACGTACGGCAGAACGGGCGGGTGCCAATCATCGCGCCGCATGGGCGGCGCGGGACAAAGAAGCCGTCGAAGATGCCGAAGGTGTTCCCGGACAAACCTACGCCGGAACTATGTTGGGCGAAGAAGGACCGATTCAAAGAGCGGACGATGGTGGAGCGGGTGAACGCGAGGTTGAAGGATGAATTCGGGGCGAGCCAGATCCGGGTGAGAGGGGCGGTGAAGGTGATGGCGCACCTGATGTTTGGGGTATTGGCACTGACGGTGGATCAGTGGATGAGGCTGTCCGGCTAA